Genomic segment of Rhodopirellula bahusiensis:
ATGTCCAGCAGGATCAAATCGGGACAATCTTCCTTGCCCAAACGGTCAGTCATGTAATCCACGGCAACTTGCCCGTCCTCGCACTCATCCACCGTCGCCCCCGCTTTGGTCAGCAGTGTCCGGCTGAGGAATCGAATGTCTCGGCGATCGTCGACGACGAGCACGTGGCAACCTAACGGTTTCTCATCATCCGCCAACCGGTTGATGCCAGTTCCCGAAGCTTCCTTTGGTAAACTCGCGAGCGCGTAGCCATGGTCGAATTCTCGGGAGTAGTCCACCATTTCGACATCGCTCAAATCGCCCACTGCAATCGAGACGGTGAATGTACTGCCAACGCCTTCCGTGCTGCTGGCGACGATCGTGCCACCAAGCATCTCGGTCAAACGTTTGCTGATCGCCAAGCCCAGGCCCGTTCCGCCGAAGGTTCTCGTCACGCTGGCATCGCCCTGCGAGAACGGTTTGAACAATCGTTTCTGTTGTTCGTCGCTCATCCCAATGCCAGTGTCCACAATGTCGATGTGCAGCAATTTGTCGAACTGAATACGGATTTGAACCTGCCCCGCTTTGGTGAACTTGATCGCGTTGCCAACCAGATTGATCAGGATTTGCTTCAAACGCTTGCCATCGGATTCAATCACTTTGGGAAGCAAACCGTCATACTCGATTCCCAATGACAGGCCTCCTTCCTTCGCACGCACCTCCATGATGCTGCGAACATCTTCCATCAGTCTCGCTGGCTCGAATCGCTCGTAGTTGACCTCCAACTTGCCAGCTTCAATCTTCGACAAATCCAAAATGTCGTTGATGAGTTCCAGCAAATAGTCGCCGTTTCGACGAATCGTTTCCAAATGCTCGATAGCATCGGGATCCACGACCATGTCGCGAACCAGATCAGTGTATCCCAAGATCGCCGTCATCGGAGTGCGAATCTCGTGCGACATATTCGCAACAAACGCACTCTTGGATTGACTGGCCGCTTCGGCCATCGCGCGTGCTTGCTCGAGTTCGAGTTGCGACTCCGCGCGCTCGATCCGCAAATAAACCATCTCGGTCAAATTGTCCAAGAAGCGAACCTCGTCATCGCGCCAGCGGTACGGTTTGTCCTTGGTAACAAACAACGTTCGATGCAGTGTCTTTGTTGCTTCGAAAGAACCTTGCGTGACCGCCGCGATTCCCAAGTGCACAAATTGTTGAATCTTCTCGGCACTTCGCCCCGAATGACCGATGTCATCGATTCGGATCGGTTTGCCGGATTCAATTTCTCGCATCTCATCATCATTCAGAAAATCTTTGATCTGATGAGTCCCGACGATTGGTGACAGATGTTCGTCGTGCGATTCGTGGAACACTTCCGTCGTCTGAGCGTCCAGTCGGATGTAGGCCAAGTAGCAACGTGACGCGGAGAAGTGTTTTCGAATGCGCTGCGTCGCCAGTTGCATAATCGCTTCCGGATCCGTCAACTCACTGAGTTGTTCCAGCAACTCCGAACGCACCCGCGCCTTGACCTGCCGACGCAGATCGGCCGTGACGTCCATCGTGACACCAAAGAAGTCTCCG
This window contains:
- a CDS encoding PAS domain-containing hybrid sensor histidine kinase/response regulator; the protein is MMNEREDELESGDEVAVTVTEIAELRRSQELFQLLVEVSSQIVWITDDSGTVIEDSPSWRSFTGQTVEQWMGLGWLEALHPDDREPTIASWKESIRDSTSFTMEYRLRRHDGHYIWMQVRAVPQRKADGSIDRWVGMNSDISDRKQHQAEAAEREAHLRRVINHQLGLVGVIDRDGILVEVDDRSLEIAKVARKDVIGKHFAEAPWWTYDPKVASKVREAMQRAFAGEVVRFDVSLFAYGDEGVRIDFMIAPVVNDSGEVDYLIPSGIDIRDRHRAEVELKRAAARLDKSMAFAGIAPWGWDPSEQQLIFDAPLKRMWGFEEDEEVSLSEFTNRISPSHRERVVSAITDALRNFSSYREDYTIDLPSGNQRWIRAIGQAVDDGNGKIGDFFGVTMDVTADLRRQVKARVRSELLEQLSELTDPEAIMQLATQRIRKHFSASRCYLAYIRLDAQTTEVFHESHDEHLSPIVGTHQIKDFLNDDEMREIESGKPIRIDDIGHSGRSAEKIQQFVHLGIAAVTQGSFEATKTLHRTLFVTKDKPYRWRDDEVRFLDNLTEMVYLRIERAESQLELEQARAMAEAASQSKSAFVANMSHEIRTPMTAILGYTDLVRDMVVDPDAIEHLETIRRNGDYLLELINDILDLSKIEAGKLEVNYERFEPARLMEDVRSIMEVRAKEGGLSLGIEYDGLLPKVIESDGKRLKQILINLVGNAIKFTKAGQVQIRIQFDKLLHIDIVDTGIGMSDEQQKRLFKPFSQGDASVTRTFGGTGLGLAISKRLTEMLGGTIVASSTEGVGSTFTVSIAVGDLSDVEMVDYSREFDHGYALASLPKEASGTGINRLADDEKPLGCHVLVVDDRRDIRFLSRTLLTKAGATVDECEDGQVAVDYMTDRLGKEDCPDLILLDMQMPNLDGYETARTLRKLGYSGWIIALTADAMQGDMNECLEAGCNDYLSKPIDSNRMIELIAQFTQPKSDQVESKGN